The Vespula pensylvanica isolate Volc-1 chromosome 5, ASM1446617v1, whole genome shotgun sequence genome includes a window with the following:
- the LOC122629686 gene encoding dipeptidase 1-like, translating to MTSGGQSGVWIASVIILSIGSWVGRVGPQPADSDLASSLTTPRERLEVVRQILTEVPLIDGHNDLPWNIRNFVHNQLADFDFDKDLRQVAPWSKSAWSQTDLVRLRQGMVGGQFWAAYVPCESQHLNAVQLTLEQVDLIKRLIEKYSQQMQFAASSKEILEAHKRGRIASLIGVEGGHSLGSSLAVLRTLYHLGVRYLTLTHRCNTPWAKSSSAEEDDEDGGGLTAFGKTVVREMNRLGMLIDLSHTARATMRDALKATKAPLIFSHSSAFAICNSSRNVPDDILKQLAANDGLVMVTFYNYFVKCGSQATISDVAEHIYYIRNLIGVDHIGVGGDFDGINKTPRGLEDVSKYPELFAELLRSGKWNVHDLKKVAGLNLLRVFRKVERVRDDMRTDGVTPSEEYLQNSPDVTGNCALDTNTVQRGVEV from the exons AGTGGCGGACAAAGTGGTGTCTGGATCGCGAGCGTGATTATACTGTCGATTGGCAGCTGGGTCGGTAGAGTCGGACCGCAACCGGCGGATAGCGATCTCGCGTCGTCCCTGACAACGCCACGAGAGAGACTCGAAGTAGTACGGCAAATTCTAACGGAGGTACCGCTGATCGACGGACACAATGACCTACCTTGGAATATCAGAAACTTTGTCCACAACCAGTTGGCCGATTTCGACTTCGACAAGGATCTCCGGCAAGTCGCACCGTGGAGCAAAAGCGCTTGGAGTCAGACGGACTTGGTCAGATTGCGACAAGGCATGGTCGGTGGTCAG TTTTGGGCCGCTTATGTGCCGTGCGAGTCTCAACATCTCAACGCCGTGCAGCTGACTCTGGAACAGGTCGATCTAATAAAACGACTGATAGAAAAGTATTCTCAACAGATGCAGTTTGCTGCCTCGTCCAAGG AGATCTTAGAGGCTCacaaaagaggaagaattGCTTCGCTCATCGGCGTGGAAGGAGGACATAGTCTAGGAAGTAGTCTAGCCGTTTTAAGGACGCTCTATCACCTGGGCGTAAGATATTTGACGCTGACGCACAGGTGTAACACACCCTGGGCTAAAAGCTCGTCCGcggaggaggacgacgaggacg GAGGAGGTCTAACGGCGTTCGGCAAGACTGTGGTGCGAGAGATGAATAGACTAGGCATGCTGATAGACCTCAGCCATACGGCCAGAGCAACAATGAGGGATGCCCTGAAAGCGACCAAAGCACCTCTGATCTTTTCACATTCCTCGGCCTTCGCCATTTGTAATTCCTCGAGAAACGTGCCCGATGACATTTTAAAACAGCTG GCTGCCAACGACGGATTGGTGATGGTGaccttttataattatttcgtcaAGTGTGGTTCTCAGGCGACTATCTCGGACGTGGCAGAgcatatttattacattagaAATCTTATCGGCGTCGATCACATCGGAGTAGGTGGAGACTTTGACGGTATCAACAA aACTCCGAGAGGTCTCGAGGACGTTTCCAAATATCCCGAATTGTTTGCGGAACTACTTCGTAGCGGCAAATGGAACGTACACGATCTGAAGAAGGTGGCCGGTTTAAATTTATTGAGAGTCTTCAGAAAG GTGGAACGCGTGAGGGACGATATGAGAACGGACGGTGTTACGCCGTCCGAAGAATATCTTCAGAATTCTCCAGATGTCACCGGGAATTGCGCCTTGGACACTAATACCGTGCAAAGAGGCGTAGAAGTCTAA